One region of Labrus mixtus chromosome 1, fLabMix1.1, whole genome shotgun sequence genomic DNA includes:
- the ddias gene encoding DNA damage-induced apoptosis suppressor protein: MSLRAALVDCVVLSLQDACVFYPCCKDCFSKIQVELQDAKRCRCAKCGYICLRENVDHRYRLSLKVIRDKCIFGVTVFGTSLNTFFGIPASGLQRLVEHADGPVETSTRCTLLVKAVKDCFIGRHFIFGIKVTETEREPWLRQTVTNCSRNEDTVQLIASQMILPKALGLGGCTVVSYFRILLQKAAESELGSADRRKPSRNPETPLLLPHHSPASSFNSASLSTSGLLSQPLQRSQFQDCTLTPTPPWQQSLGLVTSSAEQEEGCSIQESDDVKSRQTEKSKTQNHNTRTDNLKNPEVTEERGVSPLLPLQRSLCSTQSFAKYSFSCVDEAVGDTSITEPWFSLSPTDNNSSRKKLSPRKLTQTYLSDSLAWEDLPLSESLTHFLGEENKDFIIAGESEPDLNVQNRKEISRSIPQDKSQDKNFSTESESVHSSFKDIKNSHSQIFLGNKDTAAPNEADGCDLSDQVCKKPAGFFNRSQTKNKCNRVDEESFSASFESTEEEQLQIDTYDCSADLFSSSLMVDMSTNTIKTQVETVRTTTEACVSLSVPNKQHPRREMTNSSQLTPDKQKVKSNKCTYEDNLTPSGTFDLHFVPPSQSTPIVKSTALTGSTDCSCITSTFDESTSQIQSPDSPCSRNLPQLYGKKTAKIPSSNSKCVRLNQRPWCCKESTKENLLWRTKLNRHRLNSKRRFWKDQNHLLAQEPQSVQRGAPNTGTPRRQKHTCDSRHFDVTVCDNDDNNALFVPPTPAVKKLLSVKLRDRSQTECSSSDFGKILEEQQRDGVNGQSSVLDQAVKSSQKGVVHAGSSDTETFEKAALDGSICYLVDGENEACDWSRDLFSDSV; this comes from the exons ATGTCTCTTCGAGCAGCTCTGGTGGATTGTGTCGTGTTGTCTCTGCAAGATGCCTGTGTGTTTTATCCATGCTGTAAAGACTGTTTCTCTAAGATTCAAGTGGAACTACAGGACGCTAAAAG GTGTCGATGTGCCAAGTGTGGTTACATCTGTCTGAGGGAAAATGTTGATCACAGATATCGTCTCTCGCTGAAGGTGATCCGGGACAAATGCATCTTTGGAGTCACAGTTTTTGGGACCagcttgaatacattttttggcATTCCTGCATCTGGTTTACAGAG GTTGGTGGAGCACGCAGATGGACCAGTGGAAACATCAACCAGATGTACATTGTTGGTTAAGGCTGTCAAAGATTGTTTTATTGGCAGACATTTCATCTTTGGTATAAAG GTGACTGAAACAGAACGTGAGCCGTGGTTACGACAGACTGTCACAAATTGCTCCAGAAATGAAGACACAGTCCAGTTAATTGCCAGCCAGATGATTCTCCCCAAAGCTTTAGGCCTGGGGGGCTGCACAGTGGTCAGTTATTTTCGGATCCTTCTGCAGAAAGCCGCAGAATCTGAGCTGGGATCTGCTGATCGAAGAAAACCCTCGAGAAACCCCGAAACACCCCTGCTGCTTCCTCATCATTCTCCAGCCAGCAGCTTTAACAGTGCTTCACTTTCTACATCAGGTCTTCTAAGTCAACCACTGCAAAG ATCCCAGTTCCAAGACTGCACACTTACTCCCACCCCTCCATGGCAGCAATCTCTGGGACTGGTTACATCATCAGCAGAGCAGGAGGAAGGCTGCAGCATTCAGGAAAGTGACGATGtgaaaagcagacagacagaaaaaagcaaaacacaaaatcacaatACACGGACAGACAACCTAAAGAACCCTGAagtcacagaggagagaggagtctcACCTCTTCTTCCGTTACAGCGCAGCTTGTGCAGCACTCAGTCGTTTGCCAAATACTCATTCTCATGTGTTGATGAAGCTGTTGGAGACACCTCCATCACAGAACCTTGGTTCAGTCTTTCTCCAACTGAcaacaacagctcaagaaagaAGTTGTCTCCCAGAAAACTAACCCAAACATATTTATCAGACTCCTTGGCTTGGGAGGACTTGCCACTCTCTGAGAGTCTAACACATTTTTTgggtgaggaaaacaaagactttaTCATCGCTGGTGAATCAGAGCCAGATCTGAATGTTCAAAACCGAAAAGAAATCTCAAGAAGCATCCCGCAAGACAAATCACAAGACAAGAACTTCTCGACTGAATCAGAGTCTGTTCATTCAAGTTtcaaagacattaaaaacagtcaCTCACAGATATTTTTGGGTAACAAAGATACAGCAGCACCGAATGAAGCTGATGGATGTGATTTATCTGACCAGGTATGTAAGAAACCAGCTGGATTTTTTAATAGGAGTCAgaccaaaaacaaatgtaaccgGGTGGATGAGGAGtctttttctgcctcttttgaaagcacagaagaagagcagcttCAAATAGACACTTACGATTGTTCTGCAGACCTATTCAGTAGCTCACTGATGGTCGATATGAGCACAAACACGATAAAAACACAAGTAGAAACTGTCAGGACAACCACAGAAGCTTGTGTCTCGCTTTCCGtgccaaacaaacaacaccCAAGGAGGGAAATGACCAACTCATCACAATTAACCCCTGACAAGCAGAAAGTGAAAAGTAACAAATGCACTTATGAAGACAATTTAACTCCATCTGGCACGTTCGATCTTCACTTTGTCCCTCCCTCTCAGTCCACCCCCATTGTGAAATCAACTGCTTTGACAGGGTCAACTGACTGCTCATGCATAACCTCGACATTTGATGAGTCCACTTCTCAAATTCAAAGTCCAGATTCTCCTTGTTCCAGAAATCTGCCCCAACTGTACGGTAAGAAAACAGCCAAAATCCCATCTTCCAATTCAAAATGTGTCCGTTTAAATCAGCGGCCCTGGTGTTGTAAAGAGTCCACCAAAGAAAACTTGTTGTGGAGGACAAAATTAAACAGACACAGGTTGAACTCAAAAAGGAGATTTTGGAAAGATCAAAATCATCTTCTTGCTCAGGAACCCCAGAGTGTCCAGAGAGGGGCTCCAAACACAGGGACTCCAAGAAGGCAGAAACACACGTGCGACTCAAGGCACTTcgatgtgactgtgtgtgataATGACGACAACAATGCACTTTTTGTCCCTCCTACACCTGCTGTTAAAAAACTGCTGAGTGTGAAGCTACGAGACAGAAGTCAGACtgagtgcagcagcagtgatTTCGGAAAGATTCttgaagagcagcagagggatGGAGTGAATGGTCAGAGTTCTGTGTTGGATCAAGCTGTCAAATCCTCACAGAAAGGTGTGGTGCATGCAGGAAGCTCTGACACTGAGACTTTTGAAAAGGCAGCATTGGATGGATCTATTTGTTACCTTGTTGATGGGGAGAATGAGGCATGTGATTGGTCGAGAGATTTGTTCTCTGACTCTGTCTGA
- the LOC132976219 gene encoding uncharacterized protein LOC132976219: MNRLTMGLKSRVGVRNTFVLLILGNIATVISLYGQSLDCTNDFEEFLFCSFGGENCTEYNMTLKWDKWYGEKGCIFRQCHVGQCCCSVQMNYFVINNKHTATVWKNGKSIETKTINVTDSIKPKTPTIISVDESNGNYQVMWLTNTDQESILTKSLTAEVTYYERGCTDKVSVKVNQTADGGRNYYEIQGRLLNSSTTYVVSVKSFIDWSGKYSDSSNEWEFTTSVSSSTLFLAIIFGLSVAAVLISGVIYGCYVKIKNKWLDIVAKFPNPKLLDVHSSKQEVLKPVRPIISSVCVEPFSDDSKPWLKDSLKDFSSGSNQQSSGISTGSSYLSYANTEPADIIAEVQEALRKTFANICPILPLTTSLLTDSNKNSGLLCDPHSPCDVKAEDMSSGSSAFLNITYSLLIPHCPAQIKTDITDVQTQNEMLCESAYCPSEGVTVISYQEAPACPLISLTSEVSSLLPTDMSYQPCNADSGGFSYAEDSGSSAFSSGRDTAASCDPGSRVKAACEILENENPEQVTVCDENPCYNSMPAGSQSFPPVDCDYQPFQNLVEQPCILLSEKRSDEKEEHLAKQPQEAFITMPQTLLNPVVAGPTSNGRCLSELQRPFLSLSSADQFTPVITDSGYHCV, from the exons ATGAATCGTCTCACCATGGGATTAAAAAG tCGAGTTGGCGTTCGGAACACTTTTGTCCTGCTGATTTTAGGAAATATTGCGACTGTAATATCTCTTTATG GCCAAAGTCTTGACTGTACCAACGACTTCGAGGAGTTTCTGTTTTGCAGCTTTGGAGGGGAAAACTGTACTGAATACAATATGACTCTAAAGTGGGACAAGTGGTACGG GGAGAAGGGTTGCATTTTCAGGCAGTGCCACGTTGGACAGTGTTGTTGCTCCGTCCAGATGAATTACTTTGTAATAAACAATAAGCATACAGCAACAGTTTGGAAAAATGGCAAAAGCATAGAGACCAAAACCATCAACGTCACAGACAGCA TAAAGCCAAAAACCCCAACAATAATTTCAGTTGATGAATCCAACGGGAACTATCAAGTTATGTGGTTGACAAACACGGACCAGGAGAGCATTTTAACTAAGAGCCTGACTGCTGAAGTGACTTACTATGAAAGAGGATGCACAGATAAG GTTTCTGTAAAGGTCAACCAAACTGCTGATGGTGGAAGGAACTACTATGAAATTCAAGGCCGACTCTTGAACTCAAGCACAACTTATGTGGTCAGTGTGAAAAGCTTCATCGATTGGAGCGGAAAATACAGTGACAGTAGTAATGAGTGGGAATTTACAACCT CTGTGTCCTCAAGTACTCTGTTTTTGGCCATCATCTTCGGGCTCAGTGTGGCTGCAGTCCTCATCAGTGGAGTTATATATGGCTGTTATGTAAA GATCAAAAATAAGTGGTTGGACATAGTTGCCAAATTTCCGAATCCAAAACTTCTTGATGTGCATTCAAGCAAGCAAGAG GTCTTGAAGCCTGTGCGGCCCAtcatctcctctgtctgtgttgagCCTTTCTCAGATGACAGCAAACCGTG gTTAAAGGATTCACTGAAGGACTTTAGCAGTGGCAGCAATCAGCAAAGTAGTGGAATCAGCACTGGCTCCTCTTATCTCAGCTACGCTAACACAGAACCAGCTGACATCATAGCCGAAGTCCAGGAAGCCCTCAGGAAAACTTTCGCCAACATCTGCCCAATATTACCTTTGACCACCAGCCTTCTTACAGACTCTAACAAAAACAGCGGTCTGCTGTGTGATCCACACAGCCCCTGTGATGTCAAAGCTGAAGACATGAGCTCAGGATCGTCTGCATTTCTTAATATAACCTACTCCCTCCTCATTCCCCACTGTCCTGCTCAGATTAAGACGGACATCACTGATGTCCAGACACAGAATGAAATGCTCTGTGAGTCTGCATACTGTCCTAGTGAGGGTGTCACTGTGATCTCTTACCAAGAGGCACCAGCATGTCCACTCATCAGCTTAACTTCAGAGGTTTCGTCCTTGTTGCCCACAGACATGTCATATCAGCCTTGTAATGCAGATTCTGGGGGATTTTCATACGCTGAAGACTCCGGTTCATCCGCCTTCTCTAGTGGAAGGGATACAGCTGCGTCGTGTGATCCTGGTTCCAGAGTTAAAGCTGCATGTGAGATCTTGGAAAATGAAAACCCTGAACAGGTCACTGTATGTGATGAAAATCCCTGCTACAACTCCATGCCTGCAGGCTCCCAGAGCTTTCCTCCAGTGGATTGCGACTATCAGCCGTTTCAAAATCTAGTGGAGCAGCCGTGTATTTTGCTTTCAGAGAAGAGGAGTGAtgaaaaagaggaacatttggCCAAACAGCCACAAGAAGCCTTCATAACGATGCCTCAAACACTCTTAAACCCAGTTGTAGCGGGTCCCACTTCCAATGGCCGGTGTctgtctgagctgcagagaccTTTTCTGTCCCTGAGCTCAGCTGACCAGTTCACACCAgtcatcacagacagcgggtaTCACTGTGTTTAG